The proteins below are encoded in one region of Fimbriimonadaceae bacterium:
- a CDS encoding tetratricopeptide repeat protein, which produces MAPTDPRGLAEVDAQVAEGQRLFGEGRVAEALMVCDAVLVVMPTHVPALALKGDCLETQNDIAGALECYERVIEMRPDSALDRIRVAHLRRAAHKPVYLEPERPDRRNAIFAAIAACILLVSTASALFLATRKTTDTGSLVADNNEVSKPFVTPVPVSPNKQPSELDAQSTPAVNERGQQGAEQTNEQTLPDRTLVRVGDETPAQRNNIVTSRPQNLEGARPNVSSQGNSSGYAPLEPYVTPESAPKTQPEKPPVNNDPEPKSIQPQNADGRSKTNRQAIIDVRPSPGSTEVTRGGSVVLEANDANEGEALVRTARQQFLSGKFADAARTYERALKLGVSPASANHRLAQCYVNLKRRPEAKAAYERALSAYERMLEKGQGDPKLIQSYIDECKQAIGHLE; this is translated from the coding sequence GTGGCTCCCACAGACCCACGGGGCCTCGCCGAGGTCGACGCCCAAGTCGCCGAGGGGCAGCGCCTCTTCGGCGAGGGCCGGGTCGCCGAAGCTCTCATGGTCTGCGATGCGGTCTTGGTGGTGATGCCGACCCACGTTCCCGCGCTCGCCCTCAAGGGCGACTGCCTGGAGACCCAGAACGACATCGCGGGAGCCTTGGAGTGCTACGAAAGGGTCATTGAGATGCGGCCCGACTCTGCCCTGGACCGCATTCGTGTCGCCCACTTGCGGCGCGCCGCCCACAAGCCCGTCTATCTGGAGCCGGAACGGCCCGATCGGCGCAACGCGATCTTCGCGGCCATTGCCGCTTGCATCCTCCTCGTCTCCACCGCTTCAGCGCTCTTCCTCGCCACGCGCAAGACCACGGACACCGGTTCCCTGGTCGCGGACAACAATGAAGTCTCCAAGCCCTTCGTGACCCCGGTCCCCGTCTCTCCGAACAAGCAGCCGTCAGAACTGGACGCGCAGAGCACGCCGGCCGTCAACGAGCGCGGGCAGCAAGGGGCGGAGCAAACAAACGAGCAAACGTTGCCAGATCGGACCCTCGTCCGAGTCGGCGACGAAACCCCGGCCCAGAGGAACAATATCGTCACGTCGCGGCCCCAAAACCTCGAAGGGGCACGTCCGAACGTCTCCTCCCAAGGCAACTCCAGCGGCTACGCGCCGCTCGAGCCGTACGTGACCCCGGAGTCCGCGCCGAAGACCCAGCCGGAAAAGCCGCCCGTCAACAACGATCCGGAGCCCAAGTCGATCCAGCCGCAGAACGCCGACGGACGGTCGAAGACGAACAGGCAGGCGATCATCGACGTCCGACCGAGCCCGGGAAGCACCGAGGTCACCAGGGGCGGCAGCGTGGTCTTGGAAGCCAACGACGCGAACGAGGGCGAAGCCCTGGTCCGGACGGCGCGCCAGCAGTTCCTGAGCGGTAAGTTCGCCGACGCGGCCCGCACCTACGAGAGGGCGCTCAAGCTGGGCGTGAGCCCGGCCAGCGCCAACCATCGCCTCGCTCAGTGCTACGTGAACCTGAAGCGCCGTCCCGAGGCGAAGGCCGCCTACGAGCGCGCCCTCAGCGCCTATGAGAGGATGTTGGAGAAAGGGCAGGGCGACCCGAAACTGATCCAGAGCTACATCGACGAGTGTAAGCAGGCCATCGGGCACCTCGAATGA
- a CDS encoding flagellar brake protein, whose product MEELASVGLVGAASILAGYLVALGFRPDRTRKPRVNLDLRPGTIARVIVPGGAYRCRIDACAPQYITFSAPLHQDTFVPLRPGQTVVVQIGDAGGLLTFRSEILARDSRAHTLCLAQPRHFRHSERRSEPRLKEVDDFRVMVDGQTARLVDLSARGAKAVTAAHVKPGDRVRLSIEEAPGEAVGSVLESRWDTLGGRPAREVRIMFDEPFEGVAEVRRGHLTLLRATGPG is encoded by the coding sequence GTGGAAGAACTTGCATCCGTCGGCCTTGTCGGGGCCGCTTCTATCCTCGCGGGGTACCTCGTGGCCCTCGGGTTCCGCCCGGATCGCACGCGCAAGCCGCGCGTCAACCTGGATCTGAGGCCGGGCACCATCGCCCGCGTGATCGTTCCCGGAGGCGCCTATCGGTGCCGGATCGACGCCTGCGCGCCCCAGTACATCACGTTTTCCGCACCCCTGCACCAAGACACTTTCGTCCCCCTTCGCCCAGGGCAGACCGTGGTCGTCCAGATCGGCGACGCGGGCGGGCTGCTCACCTTCCGCTCTGAAATCCTGGCGCGCGATAGCCGCGCCCACACGCTCTGCCTGGCCCAGCCCCGCCACTTCCGCCACTCGGAACGGCGGTCCGAGCCCCGCCTCAAGGAGGTCGATGACTTCAGGGTGATGGTCGACGGGCAAACGGCTCGGCTCGTGGATCTCTCCGCGCGCGGCGCGAAGGCGGTCACCGCCGCGCACGTCAAGCCCGGCGACCGTGTCCGGCTCTCGATCGAAGAAGCTCCCGGCGAAGCGGTCGGCTCCGTGCTGGAAAGCCGCTGGGACACCCTTGGGGGCCGGCCGGCCCGCGAAGTCCGCATCATGTTCGACGAGCCCTTTGAGGGCGTCGCGGAGGTCCGGCGCGGGCACCTCACCCTCTTAAGAGCGACGGGCCCTGGCTAA
- a CDS encoding amidohydrolase encodes MKTTYGNGRTLDGRPLCFSVENGRFREVANDSGEGFDVDLGGKTIAPGFVDAHCHILPTGLDLQKLHLGGLDSREAVVAAVERRHGSHPDGWLAAVHYDQTRFADARHLTRDEIDAVVPSRPVLLRHSNGHASVANSAALVAAGVREDEPDPAGGTYVRDEGGRLTGVLLERAHERVTAAMPTPTLAEMTSAILEAGHRMAELGIACATDMMTGRWDLEQELLAYNAAAEAGCEVALRLCLQWGTVLGPRGIEAARLRELLAAMDPVRCRAIGLKIFADGAIGSATAAIHGAFLTTGGNGQLIYAPDKLKKMVAQAAEADWSVAVHTIGDRSTDLVMDAVEATPDPSRHRLEHVMMLSDEQIARIVRLGCEATMQPEFLMRFGHAYQKQLGPAVSARLKRARSCLDAGVKLSFSSDRPIVPGDPRDGIACAVRRPEGFDPAENVTLEEAVRAYTVDAARANGDQGLFGEIRDGAVAAFQEWERAPVTA; translated from the coding sequence TTGAAGACCACATACGGTAACGGGCGTACGCTCGACGGACGGCCGCTGTGCTTCTCGGTCGAGAACGGGCGGTTTCGCGAAGTCGCGAACGATTCAGGGGAAGGCTTCGACGTCGACCTCGGCGGCAAGACGATCGCGCCGGGCTTCGTCGACGCCCACTGCCACATCCTCCCGACCGGACTGGACCTGCAGAAGCTGCACCTGGGCGGTCTGGACTCGCGCGAGGCGGTGGTGGCGGCTGTGGAGCGGCGGCACGGGTCGCACCCGGACGGGTGGCTCGCGGCCGTGCATTACGACCAGACGCGGTTTGCCGACGCCCGGCACTTGACCCGCGACGAGATCGACGCGGTGGTGCCGTCCCGTCCCGTCCTCTTGCGCCACTCGAACGGCCACGCGAGCGTCGCGAACTCGGCCGCGCTCGTGGCGGCAGGGGTCCGCGAGGACGAACCAGACCCCGCCGGCGGCACCTATGTGCGCGACGAGGGAGGCCGTCTCACGGGCGTCCTGCTTGAGCGTGCGCACGAGCGGGTCACGGCGGCGATGCCAACACCGACCCTAGCCGAGATGACTTCGGCGATCCTCGAGGCGGGCCACCGGATGGCCGAACTCGGCATCGCGTGCGCGACTGACATGATGACGGGGCGATGGGACTTGGAGCAGGAGCTCCTCGCTTACAACGCGGCCGCCGAGGCGGGTTGCGAGGTCGCCCTTCGGCTTTGCCTGCAATGGGGCACGGTGCTCGGGCCGCGGGGGATCGAAGCCGCGCGGCTCCGGGAGCTGCTCGCCGCGATGGACCCGGTTCGGTGCCGCGCCATCGGCCTCAAGATTTTCGCGGACGGGGCGATCGGCTCCGCGACGGCGGCGATCCACGGTGCCTTCCTCACGACCGGTGGCAACGGCCAGCTGATCTATGCGCCGGACAAGCTGAAGAAGATGGTGGCCCAGGCGGCCGAGGCGGACTGGTCCGTGGCGGTGCACACGATCGGGGATCGTTCGACCGACCTGGTGATGGACGCGGTGGAGGCCACGCCCGACCCTTCGCGGCACCGGCTAGAACACGTGATGATGCTGAGCGACGAGCAAATCGCACGGATCGTCCGGCTGGGCTGCGAGGCCACGATGCAGCCCGAGTTTTTGATGCGGTTCGGCCACGCCTACCAGAAGCAGCTGGGCCCTGCGGTCTCGGCCCGGTTGAAAAGGGCCCGGTCGTGCCTCGACGCGGGGGTGAAGCTGAGCTTCAGCAGCGACCGGCCGATCGTGCCGGGCGATCCGCGCGACGGTATCGCCTGTGCCGTGCGGCGCCCCGAAGGGTTCGACCCCGCCGAGAACGTCACGCTGGAGGAGGCTGTGCGGGCGTACACGGTGGACGCTGCCCGCGCGAACGGCGACCAAGGACTCTTCGGCGAGATCCGCGACGGTGCGGTGGCCGCCTTCCAAGAGTGGGAGCGGGCACCGGTGACGGCCTAA